In Halorhabdus rudnickae, the following proteins share a genomic window:
- a CDS encoding molybdenum cofactor guanylyltransferase → MPSIENAAAIVLAGGRSRRFEGGEKALATVGGMSLIGRVVDIAGRATDRTPIVAVATAEQREAYADVLDALVRFVIDVPDREGPLAGLSGAVEASDARWSLVLGCDMPLVEEASVEWLAGKRAGEADAVVPRTANGLHPLHAWYRRGALAEALETDRSGRSLHALVERLSAVVVSAEESPACVDLDRSVKNVNTRADLKVARTLFED, encoded by the coding sequence ATGCCGTCGATTGAGAACGCGGCGGCGATCGTCCTGGCCGGTGGGCGGAGTCGTCGCTTCGAGGGCGGTGAGAAGGCGCTGGCAACGGTCGGCGGGATGTCCCTGATCGGGCGCGTCGTGGACATCGCCGGAAGAGCCACCGACAGGACGCCGATCGTCGCCGTCGCGACGGCCGAACAACGGGAGGCTTACGCCGACGTACTGGACGCGCTAGTCCGGTTCGTGATCGACGTGCCCGACCGGGAGGGACCTCTCGCCGGGTTGTCGGGCGCTGTGGAGGCGTCCGATGCCCGATGGTCGCTGGTCCTCGGTTGTGACATGCCGCTGGTCGAGGAAGCGTCGGTCGAGTGGCTCGCCGGGAAACGGGCCGGGGAAGCCGACGCAGTCGTTCCACGGACGGCGAACGGACTCCACCCACTCCATGCCTGGTACCGCCGGGGCGCGCTCGCCGAGGCGCTCGAAACCGACCGGTCTGGCCGGAGCCTGCACGCGCTGGTCGAGCGACTCTCCGCCGTGGTCGTATCGGCCGAGGAATCACCGGCATGCGTCGATCTCGATCGCTCGGTGAAAAACGTCAACACGCGAGCGGACCT
- a CDS encoding molybdopterin biosynthesis protein, translating into MTDRREMRELVTPARAREAIGNFEAPAGTETVRVERASGRVLAEPIDAGIDVPGFDRASMDGYAVRARETAGAGEMDPIELRVVDRLAAGERPETAVEAGTAVEIATGAVLPEGADAVVMIERCEARGETVAVERAVAPGANVMSAGSDVAAGDRALSAGTRLAPRTIGLLAAIGRETVPVRTAPTVGILPTGDELVAPGSELSPAEGEIYDVNGTTLANAVRETGGEPLRYGILPDDESEMRETLSRAAAECDLLLTAGSTSAGSGDVLYRLVEANGELTIHGVSIKPGKPTIVGRYDGTPLVGLPGYPVSALSIFRLLVGPTLREWAGTDRDAATVTGRLARTERYDEGRHRAVPVGLVRDGSDDLLVYPVDRGSGATTSLAYADGVVEMAADTRRLDAGETVTVELFSTSDRPPELLAVGERDPGFLAAIDGIDRTRYRTLGSTGGQRWLADGIADVAVVTGENSFESTAETLGCWTREWGLLLADGIDVDGVAALADGDYRFVNRSRGSGLQEAFEAVIDGSDDPEGIREKIDGYGIGTHGIESAARRIERGSADVGLGLATTADRLGLGFQGLGVQPVSVFAAADRVEKPAVGRLADRLDDERLFEGLTGYAVD; encoded by the coding sequence ATGACCGACCGACGTGAAATGCGGGAGCTGGTGACACCCGCCCGCGCCCGCGAAGCGATCGGGAACTTCGAGGCCCCGGCCGGAACCGAGACCGTCCGAGTCGAACGCGCGAGCGGACGCGTACTCGCCGAGCCGATCGATGCAGGAATCGACGTCCCCGGGTTCGATCGCGCGAGCATGGACGGGTACGCGGTCCGTGCGAGAGAGACGGCTGGTGCGGGCGAGATGGATCCGATCGAACTCCGGGTCGTGGATCGCCTCGCGGCGGGGGAACGTCCGGAGACGGCTGTCGAGGCTGGCACGGCGGTCGAGATCGCAACCGGTGCTGTCCTCCCTGAGGGTGCCGATGCCGTCGTGATGATCGAACGATGCGAGGCCCGCGGTGAGACCGTCGCTGTCGAGCGGGCGGTCGCGCCTGGCGCGAACGTGATGTCGGCAGGCAGCGACGTGGCGGCCGGCGATCGAGCGCTGAGCGCGGGGACGCGCCTCGCCCCGCGGACGATCGGCCTGCTTGCGGCCATCGGCCGCGAGACGGTTCCTGTCAGAACAGCACCGACGGTTGGGATCCTTCCGACAGGTGACGAACTCGTCGCACCCGGTAGCGAACTTTCCCCAGCGGAAGGAGAGATCTACGACGTCAACGGGACGACGCTCGCGAACGCGGTCCGAGAAACCGGCGGCGAACCTCTCCGGTACGGTATCTTGCCGGACGACGAGAGCGAGATGCGAGAAACGCTATCCCGGGCGGCCGCCGAATGTGACCTGCTGTTGACGGCCGGCTCGACCAGCGCGGGCAGCGGCGACGTGCTCTATCGCCTCGTCGAGGCCAACGGCGAGTTGACGATCCACGGGGTCAGCATCAAACCGGGAAAACCGACGATCGTCGGCCGCTACGACGGGACGCCGCTCGTGGGACTGCCCGGCTATCCAGTCTCGGCGTTGTCGATCTTCCGATTGTTGGTTGGGCCGACGCTACGCGAGTGGGCGGGAACCGACCGCGACGCCGCGACTGTGACCGGCCGGTTGGCTCGCACAGAGCGCTACGACGAGGGCCGCCATCGCGCCGTGCCGGTCGGCCTGGTCCGGGACGGGAGTGACGACCTGCTCGTCTACCCGGTCGATCGCGGCAGCGGTGCGACGACGAGCCTGGCCTACGCGGACGGCGTCGTCGAGATGGCCGCCGACACGCGACGGCTCGACGCTGGCGAGACGGTCACCGTCGAGTTGTTTTCGACATCTGATCGGCCGCCCGAACTGCTCGCTGTCGGCGAGCGCGATCCCGGCTTTCTGGCCGCCATCGACGGGATCGATCGAACGCGTTACCGGACGCTCGGTTCGACTGGTGGCCAGCGCTGGCTGGCTGATGGGATCGCCGACGTGGCCGTCGTCACCGGCGAGAATTCCTTCGAATCCACAGCCGAGACGCTCGGCTGTTGGACCCGCGAATGGGGGCTGTTGCTTGCCGACGGGATCGACGTCGACGGCGTCGCTGCCCTCGCAGACGGAGACTATCGGTTCGTCAATCGCAGTCGCGGCTCGGGCTTGCAAGAGGCCTTCGAGGCCGTCATCGACGGGTCGGACGATCCCGAGGGCATCCGGGAGAAGATCGACGGGTACGGGATCGGGACTCACGGCATCGAGAGCGCCGCCAGACGGATCGAACGGGGCAGCGCCGACGTAGGGCTCGGGCTTGCGACGACCGCCGACCGCCTCGGCCTCGGCTTCCAGGGACTCGGCGTCCAGCCGGTGAGCGTCTTCGCCGCGGCCGATCGCGTCGAGAAACCAGCCGTCGGGCGTCTCGCCGACCGGCTCGACGATGAGAGGCTATTCGAGGGACTGACTGGGTATGCCGTCGATTGA
- a CDS encoding molybdopterin molybdotransferase MoeA, translating to MADRHGAGFGSVTRLPDAREKLLSLVEPHGRTQQVEPDTAVGRVLAEPVDAERAVPHFERAAMDGFAVRSSDTHGASDRSPRQLDPTTDAVGSEEGVPVNTGQPLPEGADAVVMIEDVTERDGIIDVTSALTPGENVSPVGEDVSEGRTLFEPGRRIGPADVALLRATGVDSVVVRDRPDVGVIPTGEELVEDDPARGEIVETNGTMVAELVGQWGGRANTEGIVTDDFDRLAEEIRTAAGTNDLVVTTGGSSVGDRDLLPEVLKSIGELCVHGVAIKPGHPVGFGNVEETPILVLPGYPVSSFVGATQLLRPAIARAGGFDPAPIHSREAQLGGKIASEPGIRTFARVTDTEEGHIEPLRVAGASVLSSITDAEGWVVVPESVEGYAAGETVTVETWNWTE from the coding sequence ATGGCCGATCGCCACGGCGCGGGGTTCGGGTCGGTAACGCGTCTCCCCGACGCACGCGAAAAGTTGCTGTCGCTCGTCGAGCCACACGGACGTACCCAACAGGTCGAACCCGACACTGCAGTCGGCCGGGTACTCGCCGAACCAGTCGACGCTGAACGGGCCGTCCCGCACTTCGAGCGGGCGGCAATGGACGGCTTCGCCGTCCGATCGAGTGATACGCACGGTGCGTCGGATCGATCACCGCGACAGCTCGATCCGACAACCGACGCGGTCGGGAGCGAGGAGGGCGTGCCGGTCAACACCGGGCAACCGTTGCCGGAGGGGGCCGACGCCGTCGTCATGATCGAGGACGTCACCGAGCGCGACGGGATAATTGACGTCACCAGCGCCCTCACACCGGGCGAAAATGTCTCCCCAGTGGGCGAGGATGTCTCCGAGGGCCGGACACTGTTCGAGCCTGGTCGACGGATCGGCCCGGCGGACGTCGCACTTCTCCGGGCCACGGGCGTCGATTCTGTCGTCGTTCGGGATCGACCGGATGTCGGGGTGATCCCAACCGGCGAAGAACTCGTCGAAGATGACCCCGCTCGCGGCGAGATCGTCGAGACCAACGGGACGATGGTCGCGGAACTCGTTGGGCAGTGGGGTGGCCGGGCGAACACGGAGGGGATTGTCACCGACGACTTCGATCGGCTGGCCGAGGAGATCCGGACGGCGGCCGGGACTAACGATCTAGTTGTGACGACCGGCGGTTCCTCTGTCGGTGATCGCGATCTCCTGCCCGAAGTTCTGAAGTCGATCGGCGAGCTGTGCGTCCACGGGGTGGCGATCAAACCGGGCCACCCAGTCGGCTTTGGCAACGTCGAGGAGACGCCGATCCTGGTATTACCTGGCTATCCCGTCTCCTCGTTCGTCGGGGCGACCCAGTTGCTCCGCCCCGCGATCGCTCGGGCCGGCGGGTTCGACCCGGCGCCGATCCACAGCCGGGAAGCCCAACTCGGCGGGAAGATCGCGAGCGAACCCGGCATCCGGACGTTCGCACGTGTCACTGACACCGAGGAAGGCCACATCGAGCCGCTCCGGGTCGCGGGCGCGAGCGTGCTCTCGAGTATCACCGACGCCGAGGGGTGGGTCGTCGTTCCCGAGTCCGTCGAGGGATACGCGGCGGGCGAGACGGTCACCGTCGAGACGTGGAACTGGACCGAGTGA
- the moaC gene encoding cyclic pyranopterin monophosphate synthase MoaC, translated as MTEEFTHVEDGAADMVDVGDKPASKRRAVAEGEITLAASTIAAIREDEIGKGNVLATARVGAIQAVKHTWETIPLCHQIPITNIDTAFTVNDDVIRLRLAVETTGQTGCEMEALEGVTTGLNVVWDMVKAAEKDADGSYPETAIRDVQIVEKTVQRSEETA; from the coding sequence ATGACCGAGGAGTTCACGCACGTCGAGGACGGCGCGGCCGACATGGTCGATGTCGGCGACAAACCCGCATCGAAGCGTCGGGCCGTCGCCGAGGGGGAGATCACCCTCGCAGCCTCAACGATCGCGGCGATCCGCGAGGACGAGATCGGGAAAGGAAACGTCCTCGCGACGGCCCGGGTCGGCGCGATCCAGGCCGTCAAACACACCTGGGAGACGATTCCGCTGTGTCACCAGATTCCGATCACGAACATCGATACGGCGTTTACTGTGAATGACGACGTGATACGCCTGCGCCTCGCGGTCGAGACGACGGGACAGACGGGCTGTGAGATGGAGGCACTGGAAGGGGTAACGACGGGATTGAACGTCGTCTGGGACATGGTCAAAGCCGCCGAGAAGGACGCGGACGGATCGTATCCCGAAACAGCGATTCGGGATGTCCAAATCGTCGAGAAAACAGTCCAGCGAAGCGAAGAGACGGCGTAG
- a CDS encoding MogA/MoaB family molybdenum cofactor biosynthesis protein: MGHHHDHDIADITIALVTISTSRTLDDDPAGDAIAVAIEDAGSTVVERRLVDDDADAIEAALLELVDAPEVDAVVTTGGTGITPDDVTIDVAERVLEIDLPGFGEEFRRRSFAEVGTRAMATRATAGVLAGVPVFCLPGSENAARLGIEALILPEVAHLVAMATR, from the coding sequence ATGGGCCACCACCACGATCACGACATCGCGGACATCACCATTGCGCTGGTGACGATTTCCACGTCCCGCACGCTCGACGACGATCCGGCCGGCGACGCGATCGCCGTAGCCATTGAGGACGCGGGTTCCACCGTCGTCGAGCGACGACTGGTCGACGACGACGCCGACGCGATCGAGGCCGCCCTGTTGGAACTCGTCGACGCCCCCGAAGTCGACGCCGTCGTGACCACCGGTGGGACGGGGATTACGCCCGACGACGTGACGATCGACGTAGCCGAGCGCGTCCTAGAGATCGACCTCCCGGGATTCGGCGAAGAGTTCCGGCGTCGGTCCTTCGCGGAAGTCGGCACGCGGGCGATGGCGACGCGGGCGACGGCCGGCGTGCTCGCGGGCGTCCCGGTGTTCTGTCTGCCCGGCAGCGAGAACGCCGCCCGGTTGGGCATCGAAGCGTTGATTCTCCCGGAAGTCGCCCACCTCGTCGCGATGGCGACGCGATAA
- a CDS encoding NAD-dependent epimerase/dehydratase family protein encodes MDSALVIGGTRFIGRHTVEEFLEADYEVSIFNRGNHENPFAGDDRVEHVQGDRTDTAALERAQEVVDPDVVVDCVAYHPRDVRAATDIFADVSAYVYVSSGSSYGAERVPKREGETPLEPCNDEQAVDDSPQTYGNRKAEGDRAVVEAAAEGVDAMAVRPTVVYGPYDYTERFDYWLHRVGAYDRVVVPGDGLSLWQFAYVEDVASALRIVAERGEAGEAYNVGDRNAPTLGQWVELIADAMDRPVHPVGASANELASAMLAPEEFPLYRDSPHLLSTEKLHALGWDSTPHEAALAKTVAEHRESGRTGEDEGPDREQTEIILGTI; translated from the coding sequence ATGGATAGCGCACTCGTCATCGGCGGCACGCGGTTCATCGGCCGCCATACTGTCGAGGAATTTCTCGAAGCCGACTACGAGGTGTCGATCTTCAACCGGGGGAACCACGAGAACCCCTTCGCCGGGGACGATCGCGTCGAGCACGTGCAGGGCGATCGGACCGACACCGCGGCGCTCGAACGTGCCCAAGAGGTGGTCGATCCCGACGTGGTCGTCGATTGTGTGGCCTACCACCCGCGTGACGTCCGCGCCGCGACCGATATCTTCGCCGACGTTTCAGCCTACGTCTACGTCTCCAGTGGCTCGTCCTACGGCGCCGAACGCGTCCCAAAGCGGGAGGGCGAGACGCCACTGGAACCCTGCAACGACGAGCAGGCAGTCGACGACTCCCCGCAAACTTACGGCAACAGGAAGGCCGAGGGCGACCGCGCGGTCGTTGAGGCCGCCGCGGAAGGTGTCGACGCGATGGCTGTCAGGCCGACAGTCGTCTACGGCCCATACGATTACACCGAGCGCTTTGACTACTGGTTGCATCGGGTTGGGGCGTACGACCGCGTCGTGGTTCCGGGCGACGGCCTCAGTCTCTGGCAGTTCGCCTACGTCGAGGACGTTGCAAGCGCGCTGCGGATCGTCGCCGAACGGGGCGAAGCCGGCGAGGCGTACAACGTCGGCGACCGCAACGCACCGACGCTCGGACAGTGGGTCGAACTGATCGCGGACGCGATGGATCGGCCCGTCCACCCCGTCGGTGCGAGCGCCAACGAACTCGCTTCAGCCATGCTCGCCCCCGAGGAGTTCCCCCTGTACCGCGACAGTCCACACCTATTATCGACGGAGAAACTCCACGCGCTCGGGTGGGACTCGACGCCACACGAGGCGGCACTCGCAAAGACAGTCGCGGAACACCGCGAAAGCGGTCGGACTGGCGAAGACGAAGGACCGGATCGGGAGCAGACAGAGATAATTCTCGGAACGATCTGA
- a CDS encoding glutamate synthase subunit beta yields the protein MAEHHPGGYRRHRRQPIGKRDPDERTGDFEEVWAEKWDEQQLAEQGERCMDCGTPTCMGGCPIGNIIPDWNDLVHRSDWKEALERLHATNNFPEFTGYNCPAPCENSCVLAYNDDPVTIKSIERAIADKGWEEGWIEPEPPEQRTDYEVAVVGSGPAGLAAAQQLNRAGHHVTVFERNDEVGGLMRYGIPDQKFAKHRVQRRVDQLREEGIAFETNAEVGGNVPVERLEDDFDASVIAVGSQKPIDLDLPGRDLEGTHFAMDYLTQQNRRNVGKDVSGPDIDAEGKNVVVLGGGDTGADCVATAHRQGAEQVVQIELLPKPPVERPPGNPWPEQPQTYKKTYAQEEGAVEEYNVDTNAFVDTDGDGRVDTLEADRVIWEEGGEGPPEKKVSESNLEIPADLVILAIGFEAPESTPFDPLGAEINDDGTFETDEAMMTNVDGVFAAGDAKMGPSLIVWAIGSGRDVARHVDQYLTGESDLPPSLETSNEPLVSM from the coding sequence ATGGCCGAACATCACCCCGGGGGCTACCGCCGCCACCGGCGCCAACCGATCGGCAAGCGTGATCCGGACGAGCGGACCGGGGACTTCGAGGAAGTCTGGGCGGAGAAATGGGACGAGCAGCAGCTCGCAGAGCAGGGCGAACGCTGCATGGACTGCGGGACGCCGACATGCATGGGTGGGTGTCCGATCGGGAACATCATCCCCGACTGGAACGACCTCGTCCACCGCAGCGACTGGAAGGAGGCGCTCGAACGCCTGCACGCGACCAACAATTTCCCGGAGTTCACGGGGTACAACTGCCCCGCACCTTGCGAGAACTCCTGCGTGCTGGCGTACAACGACGACCCGGTGACGATCAAGTCCATCGAACGGGCCATCGCCGACAAAGGCTGGGAGGAGGGCTGGATCGAGCCCGAACCACCCGAACAGCGCACCGACTACGAAGTGGCTGTCGTGGGATCGGGGCCGGCGGGCCTGGCAGCCGCCCAGCAACTCAACCGCGCTGGCCACCACGTGACGGTGTTCGAGCGTAACGACGAGGTCGGCGGACTGATGCGCTACGGCATTCCCGACCAAAAGTTCGCCAAACACCGCGTACAGCGCCGCGTCGATCAATTGCGTGAGGAGGGCATCGCCTTCGAAACCAACGCGGAGGTCGGCGGGAACGTCCCAGTCGAGCGCTTAGAGGACGATTTCGACGCCTCGGTCATCGCCGTCGGATCCCAGAAACCGATCGACCTCGACCTGCCCGGTCGGGACCTCGAGGGGACCCACTTCGCGATGGATTACCTGACCCAGCAGAACCGCCGAAACGTCGGCAAAGATGTCTCCGGCCCAGATATCGACGCCGAGGGCAAGAACGTGGTCGTGCTGGGCGGTGGCGACACTGGCGCTGACTGCGTGGCGACGGCCCACCGCCAGGGGGCCGAGCAGGTCGTCCAGATCGAACTCCTGCCGAAACCGCCGGTCGAACGCCCGCCCGGCAACCCGTGGCCGGAACAGCCCCAGACCTACAAGAAGACCTACGCCCAAGAGGAGGGGGCCGTCGAAGAGTACAACGTCGACACCAACGCGTTCGTCGACACCGACGGCGACGGCCGGGTCGATACACTCGAAGCCGATCGGGTCATCTGGGAGGAGGGCGGTGAGGGGCCACCCGAGAAGAAAGTGAGCGAATCGAACCTGGAGATCCCCGCAGATCTGGTGATCCTGGCCATCGGGTTCGAGGCCCCGGAATCGACCCCGTTCGACCCGCTTGGCGCCGAGATCAACGACGACGGTACGTTCGAGACAGACGAGGCGATGATGACGAACGTCGACGGCGTCTTCGCGGCCGGCGACGCGAAGATGGGGCCGTCACTGATCGTCTGGGCCATCGGCAGCGGGCGGGACGTCGCCCGCCACGTCGATCAGTACCTGACCGGCGAAAGCGACCTGCCGCCGAGCCTCGAGACGTCGAACGAACCGCTCGTCTCGATGTGA